From a single Vibrio tubiashii genomic region:
- the cmoA gene encoding carboxy-S-adenosyl-L-methionine synthase CmoA, whose product MNPKSNPDTIFSAPIDKIGDFTFDERVAEVFPDMIQRSVPGYSNIISAIGMLAERFVKPHSNIYDLGCSLGAATLSMRRHINQEGCQIIAVDNSSAMVERCKLHVNAYRSDTPVDVVEADIRDIEIDNASVVVLNFTLQFLSPEDRYTLLEKIYAGLRPGGILILSEKFVFEDQVSNELLIDLHHDFKRANGYSELEISQKRSAIENVMRPDSKKEHKERFAKIGFSSYDVWFQCFNFGSMFAIK is encoded by the coding sequence ATGAACCCTAAGAGCAATCCAGATACTATTTTTTCGGCTCCAATCGATAAAATTGGGGATTTCACCTTCGACGAACGTGTTGCGGAAGTTTTTCCAGACATGATTCAACGCTCAGTACCCGGCTACAGCAATATTATTTCTGCTATCGGCATGCTGGCTGAACGCTTTGTAAAGCCGCATTCCAATATCTATGACTTAGGCTGTTCTCTTGGGGCGGCGACTCTTTCTATGCGTCGTCACATCAATCAAGAAGGCTGTCAGATTATCGCCGTTGATAACTCTTCAGCGATGGTTGAGCGATGCAAGCTACACGTTAACGCTTATCGTAGCGATACGCCTGTTGATGTGGTTGAAGCAGACATTCGCGATATCGAAATCGACAATGCTTCTGTGGTCGTACTTAACTTTACGCTTCAGTTCCTATCACCAGAAGATCGCTACACCTTGCTCGAAAAGATCTACGCAGGTCTTCGCCCTGGTGGGATCTTGATTCTTTCAGAGAAGTTTGTTTTTGAAGATCAGGTATCGAATGAGCTGCTGATCGATTTACATCACGACTTTAAACGTGCCAACGGCTATAGCGAGCTAGAAATCAGCCAAAAGCGTAGCGCGATTGAGAATGTGATGCGCCCAGACTCGAAAAAAGAGCACAAAGAGCGCTTCGCTAAAATCGGCTTTAGCAGCTACGATGTCTGGTTCCAGTGCTTTAACTTTGGTTCGATGTTCGCGATAAAATAG
- a CDS encoding NADP-dependent isocitrate dehydrogenase: MPTEKPTIIYTITDEAPALATYSLLPIIQSFTASSGINVDTRDISLAGRIIANFPEHLTDEQRIGDALAELGELAKTPEANIIKLPNISASIPQLQAAIKELQDKGYNLPNYPEEPSTYEEEAIKATYDKIKGSAVNPVLREGNSDRRAPLSVKNYAKKNPHSMGAWSADSKSHVSSMSGNDFFGSEKSHTVEGATEVKIEFVAADGAVKELKGAFPLQDKEIIDCSVMNKKALVEFFEAQIAEAKEQDVLLSLHMKATMMKVSDPVIFGHAVKVYYKDVFAKYGDVFEKLGVDVNNGIGDVYAKIQALPAAQKEEIEAALQAVYETQPPLAMVDSDRGITNLHVPSDIIVDASMPAMLRSSGQMWGPDGKQKDTKAMIPDRSYAGIYQAVIDFCKENGAFDPTTMGSVPNVGLMAQKAEEYGSHDKTFILDTAGTVRVVDASGVVLLEQSVEEGDIFRMCQVKDAPIQDWVKLAVTRARATGVPAVFWLDENRAHDAQLIKKVNAYLPNHDTSGLEIKILAPLEACQFSLVRIKQGQDTISVTGNVLRDYLTDLFPILELGTSAKMLSIVPLMNGGGLFETGAGGSAPKHVQQVEKENHLRWDSLGEFLALAASLEHLSTVTGNAKAQVLADALDKATGDFLDNNKSPSRRVGELDNRGSHYYLATYWAQALAAQTADAELAAEFAPIAEALSSNEEKIVAELNGAQGVAGELGGYYAPEFDKASPLMRPSATLNGVING; the protein is encoded by the coding sequence ATGCCTACAGAAAAACCTACAATTATTTACACTATTACTGATGAAGCACCTGCGCTAGCAACTTACTCACTACTACCGATTATTCAATCATTTACTGCTTCTTCAGGTATCAATGTCGACACTCGTGATATCTCTCTAGCTGGGCGTATTATTGCAAACTTCCCAGAGCACCTAACAGACGAGCAACGCATTGGTGATGCACTAGCTGAGCTAGGCGAATTGGCAAAAACACCAGAAGCAAACATCATTAAGCTGCCAAACATTTCAGCTTCGATTCCTCAATTGCAAGCCGCAATCAAAGAGCTTCAAGACAAAGGTTACAACCTACCTAATTACCCTGAAGAGCCAAGCACGTACGAAGAAGAAGCAATCAAAGCAACGTACGACAAGATCAAAGGTAGTGCAGTAAACCCAGTACTACGTGAAGGTAACTCTGACCGTCGTGCTCCACTTTCTGTAAAGAACTACGCGAAGAAGAACCCACACTCAATGGGTGCATGGTCAGCGGATTCTAAGTCGCATGTTTCTAGCATGTCTGGCAACGATTTCTTCGGTAGCGAAAAATCGCACACAGTAGAAGGCGCGACAGAGGTTAAGATCGAGTTTGTTGCAGCAGACGGTGCAGTAAAAGAGCTTAAAGGCGCTTTCCCACTGCAAGATAAAGAGATCATCGATTGTTCAGTAATGAACAAGAAAGCACTGGTTGAGTTCTTCGAAGCACAAATCGCTGAAGCAAAAGAGCAAGACGTTCTGCTGTCTCTGCATATGAAAGCGACCATGATGAAAGTGTCTGACCCAGTAATCTTTGGTCATGCGGTTAAGGTTTACTACAAAGACGTTTTCGCGAAATACGGTGATGTATTCGAGAAGCTAGGTGTTGATGTCAACAACGGTATTGGTGACGTTTACGCGAAGATTCAAGCGCTTCCTGCTGCTCAAAAAGAAGAGATCGAAGCTGCACTACAGGCGGTATACGAAACTCAGCCACCGCTAGCAATGGTTGATTCAGACCGCGGTATCACCAACCTACACGTACCAAGTGACATCATTGTTGACGCATCTATGCCTGCAATGCTGCGTTCATCTGGTCAAATGTGGGGCCCAGATGGTAAGCAGAAAGATACTAAAGCGATGATCCCTGATCGTAGCTACGCTGGTATCTATCAAGCAGTTATCGACTTCTGTAAAGAAAATGGTGCGTTCGATCCTACTACTATGGGTAGTGTACCGAATGTGGGTCTAATGGCTCAGAAAGCAGAAGAGTACGGCTCACACGACAAGACATTCATTCTAGATACGGCAGGCACTGTTCGTGTGGTTGACGCTTCTGGCGTAGTACTACTTGAGCAATCTGTTGAGGAAGGCGATATCTTCCGTATGTGTCAGGTTAAAGACGCACCGATTCAAGATTGGGTGAAACTGGCGGTAACTCGTGCACGTGCGACAGGTGTACCAGCAGTATTCTGGTTAGATGAAAACCGTGCACACGATGCTCAGCTAATCAAGAAAGTGAATGCCTACTTACCGAACCACGATACTTCAGGTCTAGAGATTAAGATCCTAGCGCCGCTAGAAGCGTGTCAGTTCTCTCTTGTTCGAATCAAGCAAGGTCAGGATACAATTTCAGTGACAGGTAACGTACTACGTGATTACCTAACCGACTTGTTCCCAATTCTTGAGCTTGGTACATCGGCTAAGATGCTATCGATTGTTCCACTAATGAATGGTGGCGGTCTATTTGAAACAGGCGCTGGTGGTTCTGCACCTAAGCACGTTCAGCAGGTTGAAAAAGAGAACCACCTACGTTGGGACTCTTTAGGCGAGTTCCTAGCGCTAGCAGCTTCTCTAGAGCACCTAAGCACAGTAACTGGTAACGCGAAAGCGCAAGTTTTGGCTGACGCCCTAGATAAAGCGACGGGTGACTTCTTAGACAACAACAAGTCGCCATCACGCCGTGTGGGTGAGCTAGATAACCGTGGTAGCCACTACTACCTAGCAACATACTGGGCACAAGCGCTTGCTGCACAAACCGCTGATGCTGAGCTTGCTGCTGAGTTTGCTCCAATTGCTGAAGCACTTTCTTCAAACGAAGAGAAGATTGTTGCTGAGCTAAACGGCGCGCAAGGTGTAGCTGGTGAACTAGGTGGTTACTACGCACCTGAGTTTGATAAGGCTTCGCCTCTAATGCGCCCAAGCGCGACACTCAATGGTGTTATCAACGGCTAA
- the aspS gene encoding aspartate--tRNA ligase yields the protein MRTHYCGHLNKSLAGQTVELCGWVNRRRDLGGLIFIDMRDREGVVQVVVDPDMADAYEVANTLRNEFCIKLTGEVRVRPDSQVNKDMATGEVEIIAKGLEIINRADVLPLDFNQKNSEEQRLKYRYLDLRRPEMSDRIKLRAKASSFVRRFLDDNGFLDIETPVLTKATPEGARDYLVPSRVHKGSFYALPQSPQLFKQLLMMSGFDRYYQIVKCFRDEDLRADRQPEFTQIDIETSFMTADEVRATTEKMVRDMWQELLNVDLGDFPVMPFSEAIRRFGSDKPDLRNPLELVDVADLVKDVEFKVFSGPANDEKGRVAVIRVPGGAKLTRKQIDSYGEFVGIYGAKGLAWMKVNDRAAGMEGIQSPVAKFLSEDVINGILDRTQAESGDIILFGADKANTVAEAMGALRLKLGKDLELTDENAWAPLWVVDFPMFEEDDEGNLHAMHHPFTSPLGVNAEELKANPAAANSNAYDMVLNGYEVGGGSVRIHNAEMQAAVFDILGIDAEEQQLKFGFLLDALKFGTPPHAGLAFGLDRLVMLLCGTENIRDVIAFPKTTAAACLLTDAPSVANPAALEELAIAVKAAEKKED from the coding sequence ATGCGTACCCATTACTGTGGTCACCTGAACAAGTCCCTTGCAGGACAAACTGTAGAACTTTGCGGCTGGGTTAACCGTCGTCGTGATTTAGGCGGTCTTATTTTTATCGATATGCGAGATCGTGAAGGCGTTGTTCAGGTTGTTGTCGATCCAGATATGGCTGATGCGTACGAAGTGGCTAACACGCTGCGTAATGAATTCTGTATCAAGCTAACTGGTGAAGTACGTGTTCGCCCAGATAGCCAAGTAAACAAAGATATGGCAACGGGTGAAGTTGAGATCATCGCTAAAGGTCTTGAGATCATCAACCGCGCAGATGTTCTACCACTAGACTTCAACCAGAAAAACTCTGAAGAGCAGCGTCTAAAGTATCGTTACCTAGACTTGCGTCGCCCTGAAATGAGCGATCGCATCAAGCTGCGTGCTAAAGCTTCTAGCTTTGTTCGTCGTTTCCTAGATGACAATGGTTTCCTAGACATTGAAACGCCAGTACTGACTAAAGCGACGCCAGAAGGCGCACGTGACTACTTGGTGCCAAGCCGTGTTCACAAAGGTAGCTTCTACGCACTTCCACAGTCTCCGCAGCTATTCAAACAGCTGCTAATGATGTCTGGTTTTGACCGTTACTACCAAATCGTTAAGTGTTTCCGTGATGAAGACTTACGTGCTGACCGTCAGCCAGAATTCACTCAGATCGATATCGAAACGTCATTCATGACGGCTGACGAAGTTCGTGCAACCACTGAGAAAATGGTTCGCGATATGTGGCAAGAGCTACTAAACGTAGACCTAGGTGATTTCCCAGTAATGCCATTCTCTGAAGCGATCCGTCGTTTCGGTAGCGATAAGCCAGACCTACGTAACCCACTAGAGCTCGTTGATGTTGCCGATCTAGTAAAAGACGTAGAATTCAAAGTATTCTCAGGCCCTGCAAACGATGAAAAAGGTCGTGTTGCAGTCATTCGCGTACCAGGTGGTGCTAAGCTAACTCGTAAGCAAATTGACAGCTACGGTGAGTTCGTAGGTATCTATGGAGCGAAAGGTCTAGCTTGGATGAAGGTTAACGACCGCGCAGCTGGCATGGAAGGTATCCAATCTCCAGTGGCTAAATTCCTAAGTGAAGATGTTATCAACGGCATCCTAGATCGCACTCAAGCTGAGTCAGGCGACATCATTCTATTCGGCGCAGACAAAGCAAACACAGTTGCGGAAGCAATGGGTGCGCTACGTCTGAAACTAGGTAAAGATCTAGAGCTAACAGATGAAAACGCATGGGCACCGCTATGGGTTGTTGACTTCCCAATGTTCGAAGAAGATGACGAAGGCAACCTGCACGCGATGCACCACCCATTCACATCACCTCTAGGCGTGAATGCAGAAGAGCTAAAAGCAAACCCAGCAGCAGCGAACTCAAACGCATACGACATGGTTCTAAACGGCTATGAAGTTGGTGGTGGTTCAGTTCGTATCCACAATGCAGAGATGCAAGCAGCCGTGTTCGATATTCTAGGTATCGATGCAGAAGAGCAGCAGCTTAAGTTTGGTTTCCTGCTGGATGCACTGAAGTTTGGTACGCCTCCTCACGCAGGTCTAGCATTCGGTCTTGACCGTCTAGTGATGCTGCTATGTGGTACAGAGAACATCCGTGATGTTATCGCGTTCCCTAAAACAACCGCGGCGGCGTGTCTACTAACAGACGCACCAAGTGTTGCTAACCCAGCGGCGCTTGAAGAGCTAGCGATTGCAGTGAAAGCAGCAGAGAAGAAAGAAGATTAA
- the cspD gene encoding cold shock domain-containing protein CspD — translation MATGTVKWFNNAKGFGFICPEGEDGDVFAHYSTIKMDGYRTLKAGQQVSFEVEEGPKGYHASSVVPVEAQPAK, via the coding sequence ATGGCTACAGGTACAGTAAAATGGTTTAACAACGCCAAAGGATTTGGTTTTATTTGTCCAGAGGGAGAAGATGGTGATGTGTTCGCACACTACTCCACCATTAAAATGGACGGTTATCGTACTCTGAAAGCTGGCCAACAAGTGAGTTTTGAAGTGGAAGAAGGACCTAAAGGCTATCACGCTAGCTCTGTGGTTCCGGTTGAGGCTCAACCAGCAAAATAA
- a CDS encoding DUF72 domain-containing protein — translation MDSLPIRLGLTMWSHNNWQQSFYGSGTKPNERLEKYASVFHTVEGNTTFYATPNSVTVNNWRAATHDDFRFTFKLPQSITHQQMLRGCQAELKSFMAIMEPLHERIGQWTIQLPAAFGPEHLESLKQFCTLFPPHYPIGIEVRHPAFFAKGDAEKALNAWLIEQGYDRIIMDSRPVFAAKPDNEAIIDAQQKKPKVPVHAIATSDNPMIRFIGHPQEEKNYDFFTPWLSKIPQWIEQGKQPYVMIHTADNIVAPELAAHLYKQLQEKVKLPDLNDFPAVDGNTQIQMF, via the coding sequence ATGGACAGTTTACCCATCAGACTCGGACTCACTATGTGGTCACACAACAATTGGCAACAGAGCTTTTATGGCAGTGGCACCAAGCCAAATGAAAGATTGGAAAAATACGCCAGTGTTTTTCATACGGTAGAAGGAAACACGACCTTTTACGCCACACCAAACAGTGTCACGGTCAACAACTGGCGAGCGGCAACGCATGATGATTTTCGTTTTACCTTCAAACTGCCGCAAAGCATCACCCACCAACAAATGCTGCGTGGTTGTCAGGCTGAGCTAAAAAGCTTTATGGCGATTATGGAGCCACTGCATGAGCGTATCGGTCAGTGGACAATACAACTGCCTGCTGCCTTTGGTCCTGAACACCTAGAAAGCCTCAAACAATTTTGTACTCTGTTTCCACCTCACTACCCTATTGGTATTGAAGTTCGTCATCCCGCTTTTTTTGCTAAAGGCGATGCTGAAAAAGCGCTCAATGCTTGGCTCATTGAGCAAGGGTACGATCGCATCATCATGGACAGTCGCCCTGTCTTTGCTGCTAAGCCAGACAATGAAGCCATTATCGACGCCCAGCAAAAGAAACCAAAAGTGCCCGTTCATGCCATTGCAACGTCAGACAACCCTATGATTCGCTTTATCGGCCATCCTCAGGAAGAGAAAAACTATGACTTCTTTACCCCTTGGCTGAGTAAAATTCCTCAGTGGATCGAACAAGGTAAACAGCCTTATGTGATGATTCATACAGCGGATAATATCGTCGCGCCCGAACTCGCCGCTCATCTCTATAAACAGTTGCAAGAAAAGGTAAAACTGCCCGACTTAAATGACTTTCCTGCGGTAGATGGCAACACACAGATACAGATGTTTTAG
- a CDS encoding ATP-dependent zinc protease family protein yields the protein MLTRFTPIVALMLLSGCTLTNSEQYHQETLAAIQASETNLTNQYTNLNLQLSNQSDYIESLEDQVHELEKKLAAFKSEALEEVRKKPDPVVIPAAAPVEATPSHEIVLGEVEKVTIDSIKQSFDARVDTGAATSSLNAVDIEQFERNGKNWVRFHLSDGEKELNDTNWIEAPILRFVKIRQSTNEEVERRAVVELWVKLGKIHEKAQFTLADRSQMSHPVLLGREFIRDIAVVDVSKKYIHTEVPQKQ from the coding sequence ATGTTGACAAGATTTACCCCTATCGTGGCACTTATGTTGCTGTCTGGTTGTACGCTTACAAATAGTGAGCAATACCACCAAGAAACGTTAGCCGCCATTCAAGCTTCAGAAACAAATCTAACCAACCAATATACAAACCTAAACTTACAGTTAAGTAATCAGTCTGACTATATAGAAAGTCTCGAAGACCAAGTTCATGAACTTGAGAAAAAACTCGCGGCATTCAAATCAGAAGCATTAGAAGAAGTGCGTAAAAAGCCAGACCCAGTTGTCATCCCTGCTGCTGCACCTGTTGAAGCGACACCAAGTCATGAAATCGTGTTAGGTGAAGTTGAGAAAGTCACGATTGACTCAATCAAACAGTCTTTTGATGCCCGAGTCGATACAGGCGCGGCAACGTCTTCACTCAACGCTGTTGATATCGAGCAATTTGAGCGCAATGGCAAAAATTGGGTTCGTTTCCACCTCTCTGATGGAGAGAAAGAACTCAACGACACAAACTGGATCGAAGCACCAATCCTACGCTTTGTAAAAATCCGTCAGTCAACGAACGAAGAAGTCGAACGTCGCGCGGTTGTTGAATTGTGGGTCAAACTCGGAAAAATCCATGAAAAAGCGCAATTTACCTTGGCAGATCGCTCGCAAATGAGTCATCCTGTACTCTTAGGTCGCGAGTTTATCCGTGATATCGCAGTGGTTGATGTAAGTAAAAAATACATACACACGGAAGTTCCTCAGAAACAATAA
- the cmoB gene encoding tRNA 5-methoxyuridine(34)/uridine 5-oxyacetic acid(34) synthase CmoB: MFNFANFYQLIASDTRLQPWLNVLPQQLTDWQNAEHGDFGRWLKALNKIPEGHPDQIDIKNAVVLANDTPFHSGELKKLESLLRTFHPWRKGPYTVHGIHIDTEWRSDWKWDRVLPHISPLKNRSVLDVGCGNGYHMWRMLGEGARLTVGIDPSHLFLIQFEAIRKLMGGDQRAHLLPLGIEQLPKLEAFDTVFSMGVLYHRCSPLDHLIQLKNQLVSGGELVLETLVIEGDETSVLVPVDRYAQMRNVYFFPSAKALKVWLENVGFENVHIVDENVTTTGEQRTTEWMTHNSLPDYLDPNDPTKTVEGHPAPRRAILVATKP; the protein is encoded by the coding sequence ATGTTTAACTTTGCCAATTTTTATCAGTTAATTGCCTCAGACACACGTCTTCAACCTTGGCTGAATGTCTTACCTCAACAGCTAACAGATTGGCAAAACGCAGAACATGGTGATTTTGGTCGCTGGCTAAAAGCGCTTAATAAAATCCCAGAAGGCCATCCAGACCAAATCGATATTAAAAATGCGGTTGTACTGGCTAACGATACCCCTTTTCATAGCGGCGAACTAAAAAAGCTCGAAAGTCTACTGCGCACTTTCCACCCTTGGCGTAAAGGCCCATACACGGTTCATGGTATTCATATTGATACTGAGTGGCGCAGTGACTGGAAGTGGGATCGAGTGTTACCTCATATCTCTCCACTCAAAAATCGCAGCGTGTTGGATGTTGGCTGTGGTAATGGCTACCACATGTGGCGCATGCTAGGTGAAGGTGCTCGACTGACTGTTGGCATTGATCCTTCACACCTGTTTCTGATCCAATTCGAAGCCATTCGTAAATTAATGGGTGGCGACCAGCGTGCACACTTGTTACCACTTGGCATCGAGCAACTACCTAAGCTCGAAGCGTTTGATACTGTATTTAGCATGGGTGTGCTTTATCACCGCTGTTCACCGCTTGATCATCTTATCCAACTGAAGAACCAGTTGGTTTCTGGTGGTGAACTGGTACTTGAAACACTGGTCATTGAAGGTGATGAAACTTCAGTACTTGTTCCAGTGGACCGCTATGCTCAAATGCGCAACGTCTACTTCTTCCCATCAGCGAAAGCACTCAAAGTCTGGCTAGAAAATGTTGGCTTTGAAAATGTGCACATTGTGGATGAGAACGTGACAACCACAGGTGAACAACGAACAACTGAGTGGATGACACACAATTCACTGCCTGACTACTTAGACCCGAACGACCCGACAAAAACAGTCGAAGGTCACCCTGCTCCTCGCCGAGCGATATTAGTAGCAACTAAGCCATAA
- the clpS gene encoding ATP-dependent Clp protease adapter ClpS, with protein MSKHFEWVTPGSDLLELEKTKVKPPSMYNVVLNNDDYTPMDFVIEILERFFSMDIDKATQVMLKVHYEGKAICGTYTAEVAETKVAQVTMYSKENEHPLLCTMEQA; from the coding sequence ATGAGCAAACATTTTGAATGGGTCACTCCCGGATCCGATCTGCTGGAGTTAGAAAAAACAAAAGTTAAGCCACCATCAATGTATAACGTTGTGTTAAATAACGATGATTACACCCCGATGGACTTTGTGATTGAAATCCTAGAACGCTTTTTTTCTATGGATATCGACAAGGCGACACAAGTGATGCTCAAGGTGCATTATGAAGGCAAGGCAATTTGTGGCACGTATACTGCAGAAGTTGCTGAGACGAAGGTAGCGCAAGTTACTATGTATTCTAAAGAGAATGAGCATCCTTTGCTTTGTACAATGGAGCAAGCATAA
- a CDS encoding pseudouridine synthase has translation MSPRSQRDSKPSSSRRGNSGFKRPSSAKGVNKHSSKNRRKPTSTKPKIAPEDRKVIVFNKPYDTLSQFTDGDGRKTLADFITVKDVYAAGRLDRDSEGLLVLTNDGILQAKLTQPTSKSPKTYWVQVDGAPSESDLDKLRKGVELKDGMTLPAKVEVMAEPQVWERNPPVRFRANIPTTWLSITIIEGRNRQVRRMTANIGFPTLRLIRYSMGNVTLGDLQPGEWKEIEI, from the coding sequence ATGTCGCCACGTTCACAACGTGACTCTAAACCCTCTTCATCACGTCGCGGGAATTCCGGTTTTAAACGTCCCTCTTCAGCGAAAGGAGTGAATAAACATTCCTCTAAAAATCGTAGAAAACCGACGAGCACTAAACCCAAAATCGCACCGGAAGATCGTAAGGTCATCGTGTTCAATAAGCCTTATGACACTCTAAGCCAATTCACTGATGGTGATGGCAGAAAAACCTTAGCCGACTTTATTACCGTCAAAGATGTTTACGCCGCAGGTAGACTTGATAGAGATAGCGAAGGCCTATTAGTTCTGACCAATGATGGCATCTTGCAAGCCAAGCTGACTCAACCTACATCTAAATCACCAAAGACTTATTGGGTGCAAGTAGACGGCGCACCGTCAGAGTCAGACTTAGACAAGCTCCGAAAAGGCGTGGAGCTAAAGGATGGCATGACACTTCCGGCCAAAGTTGAAGTAATGGCAGAGCCTCAAGTGTGGGAACGCAACCCACCGGTTCGCTTCAGAGCCAACATTCCAACCACATGGCTATCGATCACCATTATTGAAGGCCGCAACCGCCAAGTGCGCCGCATGACCGCTAATATTGGCTTCCCTACTCTACGATTGATTCGTTATTCGATGGGAAACGTGACGCTAGGTGACTTACAGCCAGGTGAGTGGAAAGAGATCGAAATTTAG